A single region of the Ziziphus jujuba cultivar Dongzao chromosome 10, ASM3175591v1 genome encodes:
- the LOC107410619 gene encoding uncharacterized protein LOC107410619 isoform X1, translating to MEREKEEEEEEIVCLDESFFINDNYQLTTFTFGSQVIQLFCLHSASTDFDLTGQLVWPGAMLLNDYISKNSELLQGRSVIELGSGVGITGILCSRFCREVVLTDHNEEVLRILKKNVELHSSSQNHNGSSGLAAEKLEWGNSEHIYHILEKYSRGFDLILGADICFQQASIPLLFDTVEKLLRFRGQGQCKFILAYISRAKVMDSMVINEATRHGLEINEIAGTRSVVGNLGGTIFEVTL from the exons atggaaagagaaaaagaagaagaagaagaggaaataGTGTGCTTAGATGAGTCTTTCTTCATCAATGACAA TTACCAGCTGACGACGTTTACATTTGGGTCCCAAGTCATTCAGCTCTTCTGTCTCCACTCTGCTTCTA CTGATTTCGATCTGACAGGGCAGTTGGTATGGCCTGGAGCTATGCTTTTGAATGATTACATATCAAAGAACTCTGAACTGCTGCAGGGCCGCTCTGTTATTGAACTGGGCTCTGGTGTTG GTATTACAGGAATACTTTGTAGCAGATTTTGTCGTGAAGTTGTTTTAACAGACCATAATGAGGAAGTACTCAGG ATCCTGAAGAAAAATGTGGAATTGCATTCATCATCTCAGAATCATAATGGTAGTTCTG GATTAGCCGCTGAAAAACTAGAATGGGGAAATTCTGAGCACATCTAccacattttagaaaaatattcaaGAGGATTTGATCTTATTCTTGGAGCTGACATTT GCTTTCAACAGGCAAGCATTCCTTTGCTTTTTGACACAGTGGAAAAACTCCTCCGATTTAGAGGACAAGGACAATGCAAATTCATACTAGCCTACATATCCCGAGCAAAAGT CATGGATTCAATGGTAATCAATGAAGCTACACGGCATGGGCTGGAGATAAACGAAATAGCTGGGACTCGAAGTGTCGTTGGAAATCTGGGAGGAACTATCTTTGAGGTCACCCTTTGA
- the LOC107410635 gene encoding hydroxymethylglutaryl-CoA lyase, mitochondrial, with protein sequence MSSLEEPLAFDKLPSMNTMERIQRFSSGACRPRDDDMGLGSRWIEGRSCSTSNCCNEDYEECTREAFPWIRQTRDFSQSDSFNRRTLSLGRNHVVLGNGCDPWYSRDHQYNSKCNDKGIQKITNKFLKGVPKFVKIVEVGPRDGLQNEKNIVPTAVKIELIRRLVSTGLPVVEATSFVSPKWVPQLADAKDVMEAVRDLDGARLPVLTPNLKGFKAAVAAGAKEVAVFASASESFSKSNINCSIEESLARYSAVTSAAKELSIPVRGYVSCVVGCPVEGEIPPSKVAYVAKALYDMGCFEISLGDTIGVATPGTVVPMLEAVMAVIPVEKLAVHFHDTYGQSLPNILVSLQMGISVVDSSISGLGGCPYAKGASGNVSTEDVVYMLNGLGVKTNVDLVKLMKAGDFISKQLGRPSGSKTAIALSRVTADASKI encoded by the exons ATGTCAAGCTTGGAAGAGCCACTTGCTTTTGACAAGTTGCCTAGCATGAATACCATGGAAAGGATCCAAAGATTCTCATCAGGTGCTTGCCGGCCAAGGGATGATGATATGGGTTTAGGGAGTCGCTGGATTGAAGGAAGAAGTTGCAGCACATCCAATTGTTGCAA TGAAGATTATGAAGAATGTACAAGAGAGGCATTCCCCTGGATAAGACAAACAAGAGACTTCTCTCAAAGTGACTCCTTCAACAGAAGGACTTTGAGCTTAGGCAGGAACCACGTTGTCCTTGGAAATGGTTGTGATCCATGGTATTCCCGAGATCATCAGTATAACTCCAAGTGCAATGACAAAGGAATacagaaaataacaaataag TTTTTGAAAGGTGTACCAAAGTTTGTAAAGATAGTTGAAGTGGGTCCTAGGGATGGACTACAAAATGAGAAGAATATTGTACCTACAGCTGTAAAGATTGAGCTGATTCGTAGACTAGTATCCACTGGATTACCTGTTGTTGAGGCTACAAGTTTTGTATCACCAAAATGGGTTCCTCAG ttAGCGGATGCAAAGGATGTGATGGAAGCAGTTCGTGATTTAGATGGTGCCAGATTGCCTGTTTTGACACCTAATCTAAAA GGCTTCAAAGCTGCTGTTGCAGCCGGTGCAAAGGAAGTAGCAGTTTTTGCATCAGCCTCTGAATCATTTTCAAAGTCAAACATCAATTGTAGCATTGAAGAAAGTCTTGCTCGTTATTCTGCTGTTACTAGTGCTGCGAAGGAGTTGTCAATTCCTGTTCGAGG GTATGTATCATGTGTTGTTGGATGTCCTGTTGAAGGAGAAATTCCACCATCAAAAGTGGCATATGTGGCAAAAGCACTTTATGACATGGGCTGCTTTGAAATTTCTCTGGGTGACACAATTGGAGTTGCTACGCCTG GAACTGTTGTTCCCATGCTTGAAGCTGTCATGGCTGTTATTCCTGTTGAGAAGCTGGCTGTCCACTTCCATGACACTTATGGACAATCTCTTCCAAACATTTTGGTATCCCTCCAA ATGGGGATAAGTGTAGTGGATTCGTCCATTTCAGGCTTAGGTGGGTGTCCATATGCCAAAGGAGCTTCAGGGAATGTTTCCACTGAGGATGTGGTGTACATGCTCAATGGACTTGGTGTGAAAACAAATGTGGATTTGGTAAAGCTCATGAAAGCTGGGGATTTCATCAGCAAGCAATTAGGCCGTCCATCTGGTTCGAAGACTGCTATTGCCTTGAGCCGAGTTACCGCAGATGCCTCTAAAATATAA
- the LOC107410619 gene encoding uncharacterized protein LOC107410619 isoform X2, with amino-acid sequence MEREKEEEEEEIVCLDESFFINDNYQLTTFTFGSQVIQLFCLHSASTDFDLTGQLVWPGAMLLNDYISKNSELLQGRSVIELGSGVGITGILCSRFCREVVLTDHNEEVLRILKKNVELHSSSQNHNGLAAEKLEWGNSEHIYHILEKYSRGFDLILGADICFQQASIPLLFDTVEKLLRFRGQGQCKFILAYISRAKVMDSMVINEATRHGLEINEIAGTRSVVGNLGGTIFEVTL; translated from the exons atggaaagagaaaaagaagaagaagaagaggaaataGTGTGCTTAGATGAGTCTTTCTTCATCAATGACAA TTACCAGCTGACGACGTTTACATTTGGGTCCCAAGTCATTCAGCTCTTCTGTCTCCACTCTGCTTCTA CTGATTTCGATCTGACAGGGCAGTTGGTATGGCCTGGAGCTATGCTTTTGAATGATTACATATCAAAGAACTCTGAACTGCTGCAGGGCCGCTCTGTTATTGAACTGGGCTCTGGTGTTG GTATTACAGGAATACTTTGTAGCAGATTTTGTCGTGAAGTTGTTTTAACAGACCATAATGAGGAAGTACTCAGG ATCCTGAAGAAAAATGTGGAATTGCATTCATCATCTCAGAATCATAATG GATTAGCCGCTGAAAAACTAGAATGGGGAAATTCTGAGCACATCTAccacattttagaaaaatattcaaGAGGATTTGATCTTATTCTTGGAGCTGACATTT GCTTTCAACAGGCAAGCATTCCTTTGCTTTTTGACACAGTGGAAAAACTCCTCCGATTTAGAGGACAAGGACAATGCAAATTCATACTAGCCTACATATCCCGAGCAAAAGT CATGGATTCAATGGTAATCAATGAAGCTACACGGCATGGGCTGGAGATAAACGAAATAGCTGGGACTCGAAGTGTCGTTGGAAATCTGGGAGGAACTATCTTTGAGGTCACCCTTTGA